One Brachyspira suanatina DNA segment encodes these proteins:
- a CDS encoding DNA adenine methylase produces the protein MNYIGSKLSLLDFLYESIMSIIDSDCCILCDLFAGTGIVGRYFKSKNFSIIANDIQYYSYVLNKHYIENNKYLNFDGLCEEIKELKEADIKEKYIIVCDYLNNIDYKRGFIYNNYSLGGTKDKEHKRIYFSDENAMKCDAIRMKIEEWLNNRKINENEYYFLLASLLENIDKCANTASVYGAFLKDIKKTASKTFNYCPCEFVISNIEHKVYNEDANKLIENIETDILYLDPPYNRRQYADNYHILETIAKYDNPLIKGKTGLRNDRIKSLYCNKNYVYNAFEELINKANAKYIFLSYNNEGLLSLEDIKKIMSKKGKYGLFVKEYSRFKADSKRYNSASKTFEYLHYVIV, from the coding sequence ATGAATTATATAGGAAGTAAACTGTCTTTATTAGATTTTTTATATGAATCTATAATGTCTATAATAGATAGCGATTGCTGTATATTATGCGATTTATTTGCAGGTACAGGTATTGTTGGAAGGTATTTTAAATCTAAAAATTTTTCTATTATAGCTAATGATATTCAGTATTACAGTTATGTTTTAAATAAGCATTATATAGAAAATAATAAATATTTAAATTTTGATGGCTTATGTGAAGAAATAAAAGAATTAAAAGAAGCTGATATTAAAGAAAAATATATAATTGTATGCGATTATTTAAATAATATAGACTATAAAAGAGGTTTTATTTATAATAATTATTCTTTAGGAGGCACTAAAGATAAAGAACATAAGAGAATATACTTTTCAGATGAAAATGCCATGAAATGCGATGCTATAAGAATGAAAATAGAAGAATGGCTTAATAATAGGAAGATTAATGAAAATGAATATTATTTTCTTCTTGCAAGCTTGCTTGAAAATATTGATAAATGTGCAAATACAGCTTCGGTTTATGGGGCATTTTTGAAAGATATAAAAAAAACAGCTTCAAAAACTTTCAATTATTGTCCTTGCGAATTTGTTATAAGCAATATAGAACATAAAGTATATAATGAAGATGCCAATAAATTAATAGAAAATATTGAAACTGATATTTTGTATTTAGATCCGCCATATAATAGAAGACAATATGCAGATAATTATCATATACTTGAAACTATAGCTAAATATGATAATCCACTAATAAAAGGAAAAACAGGACTTAGAAATGACAGAATAAAATCATTATACTGCAATAAAAATTATGTTTATAATGCATTTGAGGAGCTGATAAATAAAGCTAATGCTAAATATATATTTTTAAGCTACAATAATGAAGGTTTATTGTCATTGGAAGATATAAAGAAAATAATGTCAAAAAAAGGAAAATACGGATTATTTGTTAAAGAATACAGCAGATTTAAAGCCGACAGCAAAAGATATAATTCAGCTTCAAAAACATTTGAATATCTTCATTATGTTATAGTTTAA
- a CDS encoding 5-bromo-4-chloroindolyl phosphate hydrolysis family protein: MPRDEDDFIFQKLRQNIQRNFPREDDVNNYNQNNYRNDSYSNKDSLTILETERNIYKITDFSQKIDDPELTPALKEMIGILKEMVSYSKANKEGEKKLEKINEYHLPTAIKMLNSYIDFCNFPVKNENMQKTAQEIEDVIIKLNEALKKMLVEMNQNKLMDINSDIDVLKNMLDKDGY, encoded by the coding sequence ATGCCAAGAGATGAAGATGATTTTATTTTTCAGAAATTAAGACAAAATATACAGAGAAATTTCCCAAGAGAAGATGATGTAAATAATTATAATCAAAATAATTATAGAAATGATAGTTATTCAAATAAAGATAGTTTAACAATTTTAGAAACAGAAAGAAATATATATAAAATTACAGATTTCTCTCAAAAAATAGATGATCCTGAACTTACTCCTGCATTAAAAGAAATGATAGGTATATTAAAAGAAATGGTTTCATATTCTAAAGCTAATAAAGAGGGAGAGAAAAAACTAGAAAAAATAAATGAATATCATCTTCCTACAGCTATAAAAATGCTTAATTCTTATATAGATTTTTGTAATTTTCCTGTAAAAAATGAAAATATGCAAAAAACAGCACAAGAAATAGAAGATGTTATAATAAAATTAAATGAAGCATTGAAAAAAATGCTTGTAGAAATGAATCAGAATAAATTAATGGATATAAACAGCGATATAGATGTATTAAAAAACATGCTTGATAAAGATGGTTATTAA